The DNA region CGCTCCGCCTTCCCGCGGGCACTCCGGGGCCGGAGTCCGAGCGTGAGCGTCCGGGCGCCGCGGTCCAGCCGGATCGGCCCGATCTCGACCGCTTTCGGGAGCGCGGCCGCGGTGCGCTCCAGGTCTTCGCCCACGGGCGGGACGTACCGCCGCGTGAGGCGGAGTGCCTCCGGCGTGTCCACGCCCTCGGGGTCGACGGCCCATTCCAGCGTCAGCGCGGCTCTCTCGCTCCCGGCCACCTTCCAGTGGCCCGGATCGGCGGCTGCCTGCCCGCGGAGAAGGGCAAGGGCGTCGGAGAGCGTGTATGTGGACTGCTCGGTACCCGTGGGATCGTTCATGGCTCTTCGCGTGCACCCCCTCGCGCGGCGGGCGCGAGCGATTGGAGGATGCGAACGGGCTCCGTTGTCCGGCGGCCCTCCCGGTCCTGCCCCACCACCTCCGCCTGCACGCGGATACCCACCAGCGTATGGTAGCCGCGGGCGTAGCGGTAGCCCACCTGGGCCCCGCCCGGCACGCCGTGCGCCATCCGGTTGGGAGAGACGGCGAGGCCGGCGTGGTCGACGCCGTCGCCCGGGATCCACGCCGCGGAGCCCGCATGCGTCGCCTCCACGCGGAACGAGGCGATCGGCCCCGCGACCCGCCGCGCGGCGGCCCAGCTGCCCCCCTGAAAGCCGCGCTGCGCCTGGAGAGCGAGCTCCGGCCCCTCGGGCGCGGCAAAGACGCGAAGCGCATCGACCGGGATCGCCCGCACGTCCGGCGCCCCGCCACCGGAGACACCCACCCATTCACGGGGGGCGGGGAAGCCCAGCGCCGCCGTGCGGTCCGACGTCTCGACGTCCACGAACCAGGCCCGCGCCTCCGTGGACCGGCAGACCGACCGCATCCGCGCGGCGACGGGCCGGGATCCCAAGGTCTCCGTGCACCGCGAGCCGTCCGGATAGTAGGACTCGGCGCAGGAGGGCGCGGAGGCGCGGACCGGGGTGTGCTTGCCGAGCAGGACCTCGACCACGGTCCCGCCGGGCACCGCCTCCAGCGCACAGAACGTGGCGGGCGGGCAGTCCGCCCCGCAAGGGGCCGCGTACGGGGCCCCTGCGGCGCTCACCTCGAGGAGGCGGTAGCCGACCCGCGAGGAGCCCACGGCCAGGAGATCTCCGGGACGAAGCCGCGTTCCGGCCTCGCCCCGGAGCGCGATGCAGAGGGGTCTGGCGACCGCGCAGGGCCGGCTCGCCACCGCGAGGGCTCCCCCGGACACCCGCAGCACCACCAGCGTGTCCGCGGCGTCCCCGCGCGCGGTTTCCGGGGTGCCGACGCGAACCATGCCGAGGTTCGGGGCGGAGAACCCGCCGCTCGCGGCGCCGGCCAGCGCGCCGCCCACTACGGTCTCGATGTTCCGGCGCGTGCGCTCGGCGTCCGCGCGGCGCAGCTCCCGGCGGTGCACCGACGTCCCCACCTGGGCCAGGGTCCACGCCATGGCGCCCACCACGGAGGCCACGAGGAGGACCACCAGCAGCTCGATGATCGTAAATCCGGCGCGCGGGCCGCGCGCGGCGGCTCCCTCCGCGGGCATCACGGCGCCCCCACGGGGCTCCACGCACCCGCGGCCGGCAGATCCCCCGCCTCCTCAACTACGCGGACCGCGCGCGTGCTCCACCCCGCGCCCCGCCGGTGCTCGACCGTCACGCGGACGCGCGCGCGGGCGCCCCCGCACGAAGCGGAGGGTCCTCCCGCGTCGTCCGGCGTGGCGGCGGCCCCGTCGCACACCGTCTCCCGGACCACGCTCACGCGGTACTCGCCTTCCGTGGCCGCGCGGCCATCCGCGGCCACGCGCGCCGGGGGCGCGGACGCGGGCACGTTGCGCAAGCCCGCGATCCGCGCGCGCTCCACTTCGCTCTCCGCGATCCGGCCCGCGATGCCTGAGCTCCTCCGCCGCGCGTTCTGCTGCTGTGCCTGGTCGAGGAGCCCCATCAGCCCGGCCGCGGCGATCCCGAGGATCACGACCGCCACCATCACCTCGACCAGCGTGAACCCCGGGCGCCGCTCAAGCCGCCCGCCCATGCCGGCGCCGCTCACCGGGCCACCGCCGTCCACGACCCCGTCCCGGCCGCCCACGCCCAGACCTCCACGCTTCCGGCGGCGTCCAGCGTGACGGCCGCGACGCGGTGCGGCTCCCGGTCGGAGCGCAGCGTGTAGACCGCCCACGGGGCGGGCGGGCTGCATTCCCCGTCCGCCCCGCAGTACACCTGGGCTGGAAGCGGGCCCGCCGGCCGGCCCAGCGGATCCGTTCCGGCCTCCCCCGCGCCCCACCCCATGCCGTCCGGCAGCGACTCCCACTCCTCCGAAGGCGTGCCCGTGACGGACAGGCTTCCCGCGTCCCCCACGCGCGCGGCGAAGCGGCCGTCCGGGAGCACCGCGATCAGCGCCTCGCCCTCGCGGGCGACCGCCTCGGCGCGCGCCCGCTCGATCTCCGCCGCGAGCCGCTGGGCGGCGCTCTCGACCGTATAGATCTCGGGCGCGCGCTGGAGGGCCATGTAGACGGTGGCCAGTGCCGCGAGCGCCGCCAGGACCACCAGGAGCTCGGCCGCGGAGAAGCCCGCATCGTTCCCGGCGGGGTGGCGCGGGGTATCAGGGGCCACCCGGCGCGGGTTCCGGCGCCCCGTTCTTCCCTCCGATCTCGCTCTCGTCATGTCTGGGTGGCTTTCGAATCTGGGCCGTTCCGCCCGTAGTGGGACCGGCCGATGGGTGGTGGGTGCCGACCTCGGCGTCCGACGGATCAAGCTCGCGGCGGTCGGGGGGCCGCCCGGCGCGGCCGAACTGGTGTGGGCGACCGATGTGCCGACGTCCGAGGGGGTCTTCGGGCCCGAGGGCCGGTTCGACGCCGTGGCCGCCGGGCGGGTGCTGGCCGGCCTTCTGGCGCGCGGACTCGCTTCCGCCGGGGCGCCGTCCGCGTGGGCGCTGCTGCTGCCCTCCGCCGCGCTCCGCGTCCGGCGGCTTCAGGCTCCTCCCGATCCGGCGTCCCTGGCGCGTGTGCTGGCGGAAGACTCGGAGCTCCGCGTTCCGGGCGTGCCGCCGGGAGGTCTTCACTACGCCGTCTGCGCGGTCGGTGATACCCCGGGCTCCGCGAGCGGGGACGGCCGCGGGAGCCTGGTCGCGGCGGCGGCGCGGCGAGACGCGATCCGGGCCTATGCCGCCGCGGCCCACGCCGCGGGGATGCGGCCGCTCCGGCTCGCGGTGCCCGCCGCCGCGCTGGCCACCCTCCATGCGCGGCTCCATCCCGAGGAGCGCGACCAGCCCGTTCTGCTGCTGCACGTCGGCTCCGCGCGGAGCGAGCTGGTGGTGGTTCATGGGGGCGCTCCGCTCCTCGCCCTGTCGGTGGTCCAGGGCACGGACACGCTGGCGTCCGGCGGGAGGAGCGAGCCGGACAGGGCGGGCGGCGACGCCACGCTGGACGAATGGGTGGGGCGGCTGCGGGGTGCGCACCGCACGGCGGTGGGCGCGGCCGAGCGGCACCTCCGGCTGAGCATTGACGGGCTGCCGGTACGTGTGTCCGGCGGGGTCACGCGGCTGCCCGGCGTGATGGAATCCCTTGGGCGCGCGCTTCCGGGAGCCGTCGGGGTGCTGGATCCCGGCGAGGCGTTTCGCGGAGGCGGGGGTGGGGACGCGCTCGGACCGGGGCTGGTCCTGGCGCTCGGCGCGGCGCTGGAGGCGAGCGCGGCGTCGCCCGGATCTTCCCCGTCCCGTGACGACGCACGGAGGCCCGTGCTCCTGGACCTGTCGGTCCCGGAACCCGGGGCGGCGCGCGTGGCGATCCGCGACCGCGTCGTGCTCCTCGCGCGGGACCGCGCCGTCTGGGCGGGGCTCGTGGCGGCGCTCGCCCTCGGGGCGGGGGTTCCGGCGGAGCTGGAGCGCCGGGTGCGCCGGGGAGAGGAGGGCCTGGCGGAGGCGCGCCAGGCGTTCGGCCGGGAGGCGGCGCGGGTGGCGTCGGACAGCGCGCGGGTCTCAGCGCTCCGGGCGGACAGCGCGCGGCTGGCGGGTACGCTCGGCACGCTCGCGTCCCTGGAGGCGGACCGGTACGGATGGCCGCGCCTGATGCACACGGCGGCCGAAGCGCTCCCCGAGCACGGGTGGCTGGAAGGCGTGGAGCTGGAGGCGGGGACGCCGGGCGCCCCGCTCCAGTTCCGGGTGCAGGGGGTCCTGCCGGCGCAGGACGACGTCAGCCGGTACGTGCGCGCGCTGGGCCGCGTGGAGGGGTTCGGCGACGTCCGGCCCGGCGACTCCGAGAGCCTGGCGGCGGGCCCGGTTCCGCTGGTCGGCTTCCGCGTGGCCGGCCATCATGCCGCCGCATCCGGCACCCCCGACCAGCCCCGGCCGGGAGGTCCGGGGTATCAGTCCAGCGAAAGCACTCCCTCTCCGACGCTCCGGCCCAGCCCGCCATGACCCGTCCCGCATCCCTCGCTCCCCGCATCCGGACGGTGCTCCTGCTCGTCGTCCTCGGGGCGGCCGCGGGCGCGGCCCGGTGGGCCGTCCAGCTGCGCCCCCGCGCGGAGTCCCTGGGCGTGGGCCGGGCCGCTCTGGACGCCGACCGCCGCCGGCTGGCGGACACGCGCGCGGAGCTGCTCCGGCGAGGCCCGGAGGGGATCGCCGCGAAGAACCGCGTGCTCCGGAGCGAGGTCGAGCGCAGAGAGGCGCTGGCGCCGGCGGGAAGCGGCGACGCGGCGGCCCTGGAGGTCAGGGAGCGCTTCGCCCGGCTCGCCGCCCGGTACGGGGTGCATGCGCCTAGCTTCGAGGCCGTGCCCGCCCAGCGGCTTGGGGAGCTGGAGATCGGCGGGGTGCGGATCCGCGCCGCGGGGGGATACCACGCGCTGGGTACGTGGATCACCGAGGGGCTTTCCGACGGCCGCCTGCTGGACGTGGGCCAGGCTCGCCTGGCCGCGGTTCCCGACTCGCTGACGGCCACCCTCCGGGCGGCGGGCGCGGCCGCGGGGGGATCGCCACCCGCCGCGCCGGGCGCCGGCGCGCCGCCCGCGCCGGGCGTGCCCCCGCTGCCGGGAGCCCAGCCGCTGGACGCGGTCGTCGAGTTCGTGGTGCGGTGGTACGCGCTGCAGGCGCCCGGTGCGGGCGCCTCCTCCCTGGAGGCCCGGTGATCCGCCGGTGGGCCGTCGTGGCGATCGTCGCCGCGGCGCTCCCGGCCGCGGCGGGGGCGCAAGAACGCTGGAGCTATCCGCGGAGCGAGGCGAGAGCGAACCCGCTCGCGCCCCCGGCCGCCCTCTACGGAGGCCGTCTCGCGCCGCCGCTTTCCGTGACGGCGGTGATGGGCGCCCGGGGCGCGCCGCTCCACGCGGTGGTCCGGCTGGGGGAGCCGCTCGAGGAGCGCCGGGTGGTGCGCGCCGGGACGCGGATCGGCCCCTACGTCGTGGACCGGGTGCAGATCGACGGGCTCTGGGTGCGGCTGTACGTGCTGGGAAGCCCGCGGCGGATGTGGATCCCCCGGGCGGGGCTGCGGAGCGCCGCGGCCGGAACCTCTGACCGGATTCGCTGATGCGCCTCCCCTTCCGCCCCGGCGGGCTCCTGCTCCTCGCGACGGCCGCCTGCGCGGGCGGCTCCAGAGCGGCCGGGGGCGACCTGCTCACCGTGCCCGAGCTCCGGGCCCGCAGGCAGGCCGCCGCGCCCGCCGACTCGGCGCCGCGTCCCCACGCCGCCACCCCGCCCGTCGCCACCGCGCCGGCGCCCCGTCCGGAGCCCGCGCGCCCGGCAGCGCCCGCCGACGTGCAGGCGCCCGACGCGCCGCCGGTCGCACCGGTGCCCGTCGCGCCTCCCGCCCCGGCCGCGCCTCCCCCCCCGGCGCCGCGTCCCGGAGGGCGGGGCGCCCCGGCCCGGTGGCCGGCGCCCCGGTGGATCCGGGTGGCGGACCCGAACCCGCCGGTGATCCCGTTCATCCTCTACGAGGACCCGATCGTGGACGTGATGCGCGGCCTGTCGGAGAGCGTCGACGTGAACATCGTGCTGGACCAGGACAGCGCCGTCCGGGCCACCCGGCTGACCGCGGAGGTCCACGATCTCCCGTGGCCGCTCGCGCTGGAGGCGGTGCTGGAAGCCCATCGGCTTCGCCCCGTCCAGCTGGCGAGCGGCGTGATCAAGATCGTCACCGAGCAGTCGGCGCGGGACGACCAGGTGGTGGAGGAGGTCGGGCTCCGGTTCCTGATCGCGCGGGACGTCCGCACCGCGCTGGAGGGCATCCTCCGCGCGGGCGCAGACAGCGCCACGGCGCGCGTGGAGTTCGTCGGGGACCCCGAGACCACCCGGCGCCTCGTGGTGTGGGGAAGCCCCGAGAAGATCTCCCAGGTCCGCAGCCTGATCGCCCGCCTGGACCGCCGGCCGCCCACCATCTCCGTCGAGACCCGCATCGTGAACGTCGACCGCACCCGCATGCGCCGCGTCGGGATCATGTACGCGCTCGGCCGCTCCGCCCAGGACTCCTCTGGCACCCGCACCCCGGTGATGGACGTGCGCTCCACGACGCCGGGCGGGCTGCAGAGCTCGGGCGGGCCTGCGGTGCAGCTGGTGTCCTCACTCGGCGGGCTGGGCCGCGTGGACGTCAACGTCTTCATCGACGCGGTGCTCGGCGCCGGGTTCGCGGAGACCCAGACGACGCCGTTCCTGGCGACGACCAGCGAGGTGCCGGCCGAGGTGCGGATCGGCGACGCGATCGTGCTTCCCAACAACCAGCCGATCCTGGCGGGCGGCGGCTACGTCCTCCCGGGGGGAGGGGCCCAGCCGGGCACCGGCCAGGAGGGCGGAGGCTCCCAGCCCCTTCCCGGCGGATACGGCGACGGACGCGGGGGACTGCAGCCCGCCACGGGCATCCAGCCGGACTACGGGACGCAGGTGGGCGGATTCACGCGGTTCCTGACCGGGACGACGCTCCGGGTCACCCCCTACGCGCTGGGCGATGGACTGATCCGCGTGCGGATCGAGCTGCAGCGGGACGGCGGCCAGCTGTCGCCCGACGGGCGGTCGATCAGCGGCGGCAACCAGACGGCGACCACCGACGTGATCGTCGCGGACGGGTCTCCGATCGTGATCGCCGGCCTCACTGTCCAGGCCCGGAGCCGGGCGAAGAGCGGGATTCCGCTCCTGTCGGACCTGCCGCTGGTGGGAGGCCTGTTCGGGATGGACGAGGACGCGGACCACTACCAGGACCTGATCATCATCCTGACGCCACGGATCGAAAGCGATGAACTGGCTGCCTCGCACGACTGAACGCGCGCTCCTCGCCCTGGCGCTCGCCGGCGCCGCGGGCTGCATCGACCAGGGCGCGCTGTTCGGCCCCGACCCGGAAACTCATGACGGCGCGCCTCGCGTCCGGCTGCCCGCCGCCCGCTACACGCTCTTCGAGGGGGACCGCGTTGCCCTGCGGCTGGAGGCGCTGGAAGGGGACGCGCGCGCGGAGCTGCTGGTGCTGGACGCGGCCCGCGAGGTCGTCTGGCGCTCCGGCGCCGTTCAGGCGGCGGACACGGTGGTGGAGGTGCCGGTGGGTGCGCTCCCGCCGAGGCTGCTGGCCGACACCACTTTGTCGCTCACCGCCGCGGTGGATGCCGGCGGCACGCGGGTGTGGGCGACCGATGACACGGCGGCGGTGCTTTCGCGCGAGCGCGCCGCGCTCCGCCCCGTGCGCTTCCACGCGGGCCGCGTCGTCGCCCTGGACGCCGACCGCCCGCGGAGCTTCGCGCTCGACCCGATCGGGGGCAGGCTCTACTTCGCCGCCCCGGGCCGCGCGGTGATCGGCGTCGTGGATCTCGCGAGCGGACGGGAGGAGGACGGGACGGCGGTTCCGTCCGGACCGGTCGCGCTCCGCTTCCACTACGGCCGGCTCGGGGCGCTGATCTCGGGAGGGACCGAGCTCGCGGTGTTCCGGGCGGCTCCCGCGCTCACGCTCGCCCACCGGGTGCTGCTTCCGACGCTGGTGCTGGACATCCAGACGCCGCGGCCCGCCGCGGAGGGCGACACGCCGGCCCAGGTGGACACGCTCCGGGCTACGGTCCGCCCCTACGCGGCCGGCCTCGCGTGGGGGTGCCCGGACGGGGAATGCGAAAGCCCGCTGGCGTTCGCGTCCAGCGGACTCGCCGGCACCGACCCCGCCGCGGCGGGTGCGGTCCTGCGCCGCGTTCCGCTCGCGGCCACACCGGCCGCCCCGCTGGTCATCCCCGTGTTCCAGCCCGGCTGGGCGGCGGAGGACACCGCCCCTTCGCGGGTGTGGATCTTCGCGGCCGCCTCATCCGGCGGCGACTCGCTCGTTCATCTCACCGAGGACGGGCTCGGCTGCGCTACGACGGTGCTCGGCCACGGCGTCTTCGATCTGTCGCCGGCGCGGCCGGGCGTCCTGTACGCCGCGTCCGCCGACGAGTCCGCCTGCGGCGACGGAACGCGGCTGACCCGGGTCGACGACGCCGCATCCGCCCGCCCCCGGCTGAGCGCGCTCGCGCGCCGCAACCAGCTGGGCGAAGACCGGATCGGGCGCGTGCTGGAACTGCGCGTCTCTCCCGACGGTGCCCTGGTCCTCGTGCGTACCGCGGACGCCGTGCAGGTGCTGGACGCGGATCTCCGGCTCCGCGGGACGGTGGAGGTGCCGGGTGCGAGCGCCATCGCCTGGGTGGAGGGCCCGGAACCCGGATCGGACCACTTCGCAGTGGCCTCCGATCGCGGCGTGGTTCTCTACGACACCGCCCGCAGGCGGGAAGCCGCGCGGTTTCCGCTCGGCTCCACGGGAGAGGGATTGCTCGTCGTCTGGCGCACGGGTGGAGAGCTGGTCGCCGCGGCCGCGCCCCGGGACCGCGACGGCCTGGTGAGCGCACGGATCCCCGCACCCTGAACCCTGAGGAGGTCGCACCATGACGAGGCGGAGGCCCGGATGAGCCAGGTGAACGAGGCGCTGGCGGCGTACGCCCGCGCGGAAGGCGCCGCACGCGAGGCGCTGGAGCGCCTGCTGGCGCCAGCAGGACTGCGGGTCTCGCGGATCCGGCGTGACGGGGCGGGGTGGCGGCTCCGGGTGGTGCCCGCCGTGGACGCGGATCATGGCGCGCGGGTGGATGGGCGCCAGTCCAGCTCGCACGGCGGGCCGGTCCATCCCGACCCGCGCGCGGAAGGCGGGTCCGGGGAACGCGTGGGGAGGGGGATGGCCGAGCGGGAGCCCGTGGTGCGCCGCGAGGGAGAAACGCTGATGGCGCTCACCGCCCGCGCGGGGGAAGGGATGCGGGTGGCCGCGGGCGGGGCGGGCGGTCTCAGCGTGCCCGCGGCGACGGACGCGGAGCGGGTGCGCTGGCTCGGCGCCACCCTGGTGGGCGATACGCTCCTGGCGCTCCGCCACCTCGGGCGTCCGGAGAGCGGGCCGGAAGCGCTGGTGGCGCTCAACGGGCAGCTGGAGCTATTCCGCCGCGAGAGCGCGCGCGGGGGGCACGCCTTTGAGCCGTCCCCGTTCCTCGAGGCCCTCGATCGCTGGGCCGGCCCGGAATTCAAGCGGGGCGTGGAGTTCCTCACGCTGAGTGCGGAGGACGCCCATGCCTAACCTGATCGCCAGCCGGAAGCAGATCGCCGTCCGGATCGTCTACGTGGGACCCGGCGTCGGGGGCAAGACGACGAACCTGCGGCACGTCGCCGCGCAGTTCCCGGAGTACCGCATGGCCGAGCTTGCCACCGAGGGCGAGCGGACGCTCGGCGGTGACTTCCTCCCCGTCGCCCTCGGCGCCGAGCCGATCGACGGGTGGACCCTGAAGGTGAGCCTGTCCAGCGTCCCCGGCCAGATCCAGTACGCGGAGAGCCGCGCATCGGTGCTGAAGGCCGCCGACGTTGTGGTCTTCGTGGCCGACAGCGATCCCCTGCGCATGGACGCCAACCGCTATGCGCTGGACGACGTCGCCC from Longimicrobium terrae includes:
- a CDS encoding prepilin-type N-terminal cleavage/methylation domain-containing protein gives rise to the protein MPAEGAAARGPRAGFTIIELLVVLLVASVVGAMAWTLAQVGTSVHRRELRRADAERTRRNIETVVGGALAGAASGGFSAPNLGMVRVGTPETARGDAADTLVVLRVSGGALAVASRPCAVARPLCIALRGEAGTRLRPGDLLAVGSSRVGYRLLEVSAAGAPYAAPCGADCPPATFCALEAVPGGTVVEVLLGKHTPVRASAPSCAESYYPDGSRCTETLGSRPVAARMRSVCRSTEARAWFVDVETSDRTAALGFPAPREWVGVSGGGAPDVRAIPVDALRVFAAPEGPELALQAQRGFQGGSWAAARRVAGPIASFRVEATHAGSAAWIPGDGVDHAGLAVSPNRMAHGVPGGAQVGYRYARGYHTLVGIRVQAEVVGQDREGRRTTEPVRILQSLAPAARGGAREEP
- a CDS encoding type II secretion system protein, which codes for MSGAGMGGRLERRPGFTLVEVMVAVVILGIAAAGLMGLLDQAQQQNARRRSSGIAGRIAESEVERARIAGLRNVPASAPPARVAADGRAATEGEYRVSVVRETVCDGAAATPDDAGGPSASCGGARARVRVTVEHRRGAGWSTRAVRVVEEAGDLPAAGAWSPVGAP
- a CDS encoding prepilin-type N-terminal cleavage/methylation domain-containing protein, with the protein product MAPDTPRHPAGNDAGFSAAELLVVLAALAALATVYMALQRAPEIYTVESAAQRLAAEIERARAEAVAREGEALIAVLPDGRFAARVGDAGSLSVTGTPSEEWESLPDGMGWGAGEAGTDPLGRPAGPLPAQVYCGADGECSPPAPWAVYTLRSDREPHRVAAVTLDAAGSVEVWAWAAGTGSWTAVAR
- a CDS encoding type II secretion system protein GspD, with product MRLPFRPGGLLLLATAACAGGSRAAGGDLLTVPELRARRQAAAPADSAPRPHAATPPVATAPAPRPEPARPAAPADVQAPDAPPVAPVPVAPPAPAAPPPPAPRPGGRGAPARWPAPRWIRVADPNPPVIPFILYEDPIVDVMRGLSESVDVNIVLDQDSAVRATRLTAEVHDLPWPLALEAVLEAHRLRPVQLASGVIKIVTEQSARDDQVVEEVGLRFLIARDVRTALEGILRAGADSATARVEFVGDPETTRRLVVWGSPEKISQVRSLIARLDRRPPTISVETRIVNVDRTRMRRVGIMYALGRSAQDSSGTRTPVMDVRSTTPGGLQSSGGPAVQLVSSLGGLGRVDVNVFIDAVLGAGFAETQTTPFLATTSEVPAEVRIGDAIVLPNNQPILAGGGYVLPGGGAQPGTGQEGGGSQPLPGGYGDGRGGLQPATGIQPDYGTQVGGFTRFLTGTTLRVTPYALGDGLIRVRIELQRDGGQLSPDGRSISGGNQTATTDVIVADGSPIVIAGLTVQARSRAKSGIPLLSDLPLVGGLFGMDEDADHYQDLIIILTPRIESDELAASHD
- a CDS encoding GTP-binding protein; protein product: MPNLIASRKQIAVRIVYVGPGVGGKTTNLRHVAAQFPEYRMAELATEGERTLGGDFLPVALGAEPIDGWTLKVSLSSVPGQIQYAESRASVLKAADVVVFVADSDPLRMDANRYALDDVARLLEGQGRDPAETRVVFQYNKRDLAGAVPVAELDAGLNPAGAPAVSAVAIDGIGVFETLHEALGLAMEEARRYLAEALPPRAATV